A section of the Methanococcus vannielii SB genome encodes:
- a CDS encoding histidinol phosphate phosphatase domain-containing protein, whose product MRYDFHTHTVFSDGELIPSELVRRAKVLGHVAIGITDHADMSNYKELIEKNIAVRDEIKDYWNDIRVVVGVEITHVPPKSIPKMAKKCKNRGAEIVVVHGETIVEPVSEETNYYASISEDVDILAHPGLIDIETAKNILENNIFFEITSRKGHSLTNGHVLNISRALNIPTLINTDTHAPSDLITYEFARKVGIGSGMTSKELNESLNINPKELLKRF is encoded by the coding sequence TTGAGATATGATTTTCACACTCACACAGTTTTTAGCGATGGTGAACTAATTCCATCTGAACTTGTTAGGCGGGCAAAAGTTTTAGGGCACGTTGCAATAGGAATTACTGATCATGCGGATATGAGTAACTATAAAGAATTAATAGAAAAAAATATTGCGGTAAGGGACGAAATAAAAGACTACTGGAACGATATTCGTGTGGTAGTTGGGGTTGAAATAACACATGTACCTCCAAAATCAATACCAAAAATGGCAAAAAAATGTAAAAATAGGGGTGCAGAAATAGTTGTAGTTCACGGTGAAACAATAGTCGAACCGGTTTCTGAAGAAACAAATTATTACGCTTCTATTTCGGAAGATGTTGATATATTAGCACACCCTGGACTAATTGACATTGAAACTGCAAAAAATATTTTAGAAAATAATATTTTTTTTGAAATAACATCAAGAAAAGGGCATTCATTAACTAATGGACACGTTTTAAATATTTCAAGAGCCCTAAATATTCCAACACTAATAAATACGGACACTCACGCCCCTAGCGATTTAATAACATATGAATTTGCGAGAAAAGTAGGTATTGGTTCAGGAATGACTTCAAAGGAGCTCAATGAATCATTAAATATTAACCCTAAGGAACTTTTAAAAAGGTTTTAG
- a CDS encoding fumarate hydratase: MTGIIANAVYELFKESVIYLPDDVKKSLSNAESLEYGVCKDTLNAIILNNKIAESKQIPLCQDTGVPVIFLKVGKGILTDKIFEIVTEIEEGVKKATRDIPLRPNVVHPITRENLKTNTGLGFPFINFEFDEDLISEVEISVFPKGAGSENMSALKMLTPSEGILGIKSFILDTISNAGGKPCPPIVLGIGIGGTADLSMKLAKKALLRDIGNRNKDETLSMMEKEILNDINNLGIGTMGLGGKITALDVFIEINGCHTASLPVGLCIQCWADRKASKRIKL; this comes from the coding sequence ATGACTGGAATAATAGCAAATGCAGTATATGAATTATTTAAAGAATCCGTGATATATTTGCCTGATGACGTTAAAAAGTCATTAAGCAATGCAGAATCACTAGAATACGGGGTTTGTAAGGATACGCTAAATGCAATAATTTTAAACAATAAAATTGCAGAATCAAAGCAAATTCCACTGTGCCAAGATACGGGGGTTCCAGTTATCTTTTTAAAGGTTGGAAAAGGAATTTTAACGGATAAAATATTTGAAATAGTCACAGAAATTGAAGAAGGCGTAAAAAAGGCAACAAGAGATATTCCCCTTCGACCAAACGTTGTACACCCGATTACGAGGGAAAATTTAAAAACAAATACGGGATTAGGTTTCCCATTTATAAATTTCGAATTTGACGAAGATTTAATTTCTGAAGTAGAAATATCAGTATTTCCAAAAGGGGCAGGAAGTGAAAACATGAGTGCCCTAAAAATGTTAACTCCTTCTGAAGGTATTTTGGGCATTAAATCTTTTATTTTGGATACTATTTCCAATGCCGGTGGAAAACCATGTCCTCCAATAGTGCTTGGAATTGGAATAGGGGGAACTGCGGATTTGTCAATGAAACTTGCTAAAAAGGCATTATTAAGAGATATTGGTAATAGAAATAAAGATGAAACACTAAGTATGATGGAAAAAGAAATTTTAAATGACATAAATAATCTCGGGATAGGCACAATGGGGCTGGGTGGAAAAATAACTGCATTAGATGTATTTATTGAAATAAATGGATGTCATACGGCGTCACTTCCTGTTGGATTATGTATCCAGTGTTGGGCAGATAGAAAAGCATCAAAACGAATAAAATTATAA
- the mfnA gene encoding tyrosine decarboxylase MfnA has product MDELSILNELRKYRDMDLDYEDGTILGSMCTKPHPLTRKISEMFFETNLGDPGLFKGTRELEKQAISMIGNVLGNKDAFGYIISGGTEANLTAMRAFKNVSKKSGKSLNIIIPETAHFSFDKAKDIMDLNVIRPPLTKYFTMDVKFIRDYVFDNPNKISGIVGISGCTELGSIDNIAELSKIAVDNDILLHVDAAFGGFVIPFLYDKYKLKNYRYEFDFSLEGVSSITIDPHKMGLAPISAGGILFRNNSFKKYLDVDSPYLTEKQQATLIGTRSGVGAAATWGVMKLLGTSGYKKIVNDSMEKTYYLTRKLREYGFKTAIDPVINIVSIVDEHKNETCAKLRENGFHVSVSRCVDALRIVIMPHIEFEHIDIFLDCLSNTKRY; this is encoded by the coding sequence ATGGATGAACTGTCGATTTTAAACGAATTAAGAAAATATAGGGATATGGATTTGGATTATGAAGACGGGACTATACTTGGATCAATGTGTACAAAACCACACCCTTTAACTAGAAAAATTTCGGAAATGTTTTTTGAAACTAACTTAGGGGATCCAGGACTCTTTAAGGGGACCCGGGAACTAGAAAAACAAGCAATTTCTATGATTGGAAATGTTTTGGGCAATAAAGATGCTTTTGGATATATTATTTCAGGGGGAACTGAGGCAAATTTAACAGCAATGAGGGCATTTAAAAACGTTTCTAAAAAATCGGGAAAAAGTCTAAATATAATAATTCCAGAAACTGCTCACTTTTCATTTGATAAAGCAAAGGATATAATGGATTTGAATGTTATTAGGCCACCTTTAACGAAATATTTTACAATGGATGTAAAATTTATTCGGGATTATGTATTTGATAACCCAAATAAAATTTCAGGGATTGTTGGAATTTCAGGATGCACTGAACTTGGTTCAATTGATAATATCGCTGAATTATCCAAAATTGCAGTAGATAACGATATATTGCTTCATGTGGACGCAGCATTTGGCGGTTTTGTGATTCCATTTTTATATGATAAATATAAATTAAAAAATTACCGTTATGAATTTGATTTTTCACTTGAAGGGGTCTCTTCAATTACAATTGACCCCCATAAGATGGGGCTTGCACCAATTTCGGCAGGTGGAATTTTATTTAGGAATAATTCTTTTAAAAAGTACTTAGATGTTGATTCCCCTTACCTAACCGAAAAACAGCAGGCTACCCTTATTGGAACACGTTCAGGGGTCGGTGCTGCCGCAACGTGGGGAGTTATGAAACTATTGGGAACTTCAGGATACAAAAAAATTGTAAATGATTCAATGGAAAAAACTTACTATTTAACAAGAAAATTACGTGAATACGGATTTAAAACTGCAATCGACCCAGTAATAAACATTGTTTCCATAGTGGATGAACATAAGAATGAAACTTGTGCAAAATTACGAGAAAACGGTTTTCACGTTTCAGTTTCAAGGTGTGTGGATGCATTACGGATAGTAATAATGCCACACATCGAATTTGAGCATATAGACATTTTTTTAGATTGTCTTTCTAATACAAAAAGATATTAA
- the ilvE gene encoding branched-chain-amino-acid transaminase, whose amino-acid sequence MKIYIDGNFFEKEDAKISVYDHGLLYGDGVFEGIRAYEGVVFKLKEHIDRLYDSAESLALKIQLPKEKMEEIVIETLKINKLTDAYIRLVVTRGVGDLGLDPRKCKYPTVFCIAEPMEPLLGEDGIKVITSSIRRLPVDVLNPAVKSLNYLNSILAKIQANYAGVHEAFLLDSEGYVAEGTGDNIFVIKNSVIKTPPLSSSVLKGITRDTVVDIAKESGYKILEEKMTLHDLFVADEIFITGTAAELIHVIEIDGRVINEGKLGSVTKDLSQKFKEIRSKIGRKVY is encoded by the coding sequence ATGAAGATTTACATTGATGGGAATTTTTTTGAAAAAGAAGATGCAAAAATATCTGTCTACGATCACGGTTTACTTTACGGCGATGGAGTATTTGAGGGAATACGTGCTTATGAAGGCGTAGTATTTAAATTAAAAGAACATATTGATAGACTTTATGATTCTGCAGAATCTTTAGCTTTAAAAATTCAACTACCAAAGGAAAAAATGGAAGAAATAGTCATAGAAACTTTAAAAATAAATAAATTAACCGATGCATATATAAGACTGGTTGTAACGAGGGGAGTTGGTGATTTAGGCTTAGACCCTAGAAAATGTAAATATCCAACTGTATTTTGCATTGCTGAACCAATGGAGCCCCTATTAGGTGAAGATGGTATAAAAGTAATTACTTCTTCAATAAGAAGGCTTCCGGTTGATGTTTTAAATCCAGCTGTAAAGTCACTAAATTACTTAAATAGTATTTTAGCAAAAATTCAGGCAAACTATGCCGGCGTACACGAGGCATTTTTATTAGACAGCGAAGGATATGTCGCTGAAGGAACTGGGGATAATATTTTTGTAATTAAAAATAGCGTTATAAAAACCCCCCCACTATCATCAAGTGTTTTAAAAGGAATTACTAGGGATACTGTAGTTGATATTGCAAAAGAATCAGGATACAAAATTTTAGAAGAAAAAATGACACTTCATGATTTATTTGTTGCAGATGAAATATTTATCACAGGAACTGCCGCAGAATTAATACACGTTATTGAAATTGATGGCAGGGTTATTAATGAAGGAAAGCTAGGTTCAGTTACAAAAGATTTAAGCCAGAAATTCAAAGAGATAAGATCCAAAATTGGAAGAAAAGTTTACTAA
- the guaB gene encoding IMP dehydrogenase: MVILLFLDKIVSAKKAYTFDDVLLIPNRSYVDPKTTDVSVDISGVKLNIPIISAAMDTVSEKDMAIALARRGGIAVIHRNMTIEEQVKHIKAVKMAENLVIRDVVTIGPSKTVLEAERIMYEYNVSGLPVVDENKKLVGILTTRDLKFIPNKGVAVETVMTKEVLHCHEDTPYEEILNRLYENKIERAPILDRESKVLLGMVTLRDILKRKKYPEAARDAEGKLIVAAACGPNDFERAEALLLAGVDAIAIDCAHAHNMSVVENVKKLKEITKKTKTKLFVGNIATGEAAEDLIKAGADALKVGIGPGSICTTRVVAGVGVPQLSAIAEVSDVAKKYGIPVIADGGLKYSGDIAKAIAAGADAVMIGSLLAGTEEAPGSLLTINGRKYKQYRGMGSLGAMCGSSGNVADRYFQSGHMQHSKLVPEGIEGAVPFKGPASDIVFQLVGGLRSSMGYCGAQKLSDMHKKAKFVIITHSGQKESHPHDVLITNEAPNYPINSER; encoded by the coding sequence ATGGTGATTCTTTTGTTTTTAGATAAAATTGTTAGTGCTAAAAAAGCATACACTTTTGATGACGTATTATTAATTCCAAACAGGTCATACGTTGATCCAAAAACTACAGACGTTTCAGTAGATATTTCTGGAGTAAAGCTTAATATTCCAATTATTTCCGCTGCAATGGATACGGTTTCTGAAAAAGATATGGCAATAGCCCTTGCAAGAAGGGGTGGAATTGCAGTAATTCATAGAAATATGACCATAGAAGAGCAAGTTAAGCATATAAAAGCCGTAAAAATGGCTGAAAATCTTGTAATAAGGGACGTTGTAACAATAGGCCCTTCGAAAACAGTTCTCGAAGCTGAACGCATAATGTATGAATATAACGTTAGTGGACTTCCGGTTGTTGATGAAAATAAAAAACTTGTCGGTATTTTAACAACAAGAGATTTAAAATTTATACCAAACAAAGGTGTGGCTGTTGAAACCGTTATGACAAAGGAAGTACTCCACTGCCATGAAGATACCCCTTATGAAGAAATTCTAAATAGACTTTATGAAAATAAAATTGAAAGAGCCCCAATTTTAGATAGGGAATCAAAAGTTCTCCTTGGAATGGTTACATTAAGAGACATACTAAAAAGGAAAAAATACCCTGAAGCTGCAAGAGATGCCGAAGGAAAATTAATTGTTGCCGCAGCTTGTGGGCCAAATGATTTTGAAAGGGCTGAAGCATTGCTTTTAGCAGGTGTTGATGCAATTGCAATTGACTGTGCTCATGCACACAACATGAGCGTTGTTGAAAATGTAAAAAAGTTAAAAGAAATAACTAAAAAAACTAAAACTAAATTATTTGTTGGAAATATTGCAACAGGTGAGGCTGCTGAAGATTTAATTAAAGCCGGAGCAGATGCACTTAAAGTTGGAATCGGGCCAGGTTCCATATGTACTACAAGAGTTGTTGCAGGAGTTGGAGTTCCCCAACTTAGTGCAATTGCAGAAGTTTCAGATGTGGCTAAAAAGTATGGAATTCCAGTAATTGCAGACGGCGGTTTAAAATATAGTGGCGACATTGCAAAAGCAATTGCGGCTGGAGCTGATGCAGTTATGATTGGAAGTTTACTTGCAGGTACTGAAGAAGCCCCAGGTTCACTTTTAACGATTAACGGGAGAAAATATAAACAATATAGGGGCATGGGCTCCCTTGGTGCAATGTGCGGAAGTTCAGGAAATGTTGCAGATAGATACTTTCAAAGTGGGCATATGCAGCATTCAAAGCTGGTTCCGGAAGGAATTGAAGGTGCAGTTCCATTTAAAGGGCCTGCTAGTGATATTGTATTCCAGTTAGTTGGAGGACTTAGGTCTTCAATGGGATACTGCGGCGCACAAAAACTTTCAGATATGCACAAAAAAGCGAAATTTGTAATAATAACTCATAGTGGACAGAAGGAAAGTCACCCTCATGATGTTTTAATTACGAATGAAGCCCCAAATTACCCGATAAATTCAGAAAGATAA
- a CDS encoding Sjogren's syndrome/scleroderma autoantigen 1 family protein: MDEINIASKELAKGAKMLSKHCENCGFPLFERDSKEYCPNCKSEKIVSILDDKKINKEFKSHDITYKGKSEVLDKKIEYLFKKLDEETEITRINEISQAICALIKIKKYT, translated from the coding sequence TTGGATGAAATAAATATCGCATCAAAAGAGCTTGCAAAAGGCGCAAAAATGCTTTCAAAACATTGTGAAAATTGTGGTTTTCCATTATTTGAAAGAGATTCAAAAGAATACTGTCCAAATTGTAAATCCGAAAAAATAGTAAGTATTTTGGACGACAAAAAAATTAATAAAGAGTTTAAATCACATGATATAACTTATAAGGGTAAATCCGAAGTATTGGATAAAAAAATAGAATACTTATTTAAAAAATTGGATGAAGAAACAGAAATAACCCGAATAAATGAAATATCTCAGGCTATATGTGCACTTATTAAAATAAAAAAATACACTTAA
- the thrC gene encoding threonine synthase, giving the protein MIQKCRICNKEYDVDAIIYNCECGGLLEIKYDFESIKEKVSKESLRKRELGVWRYLDFLPVKDPKKIVSLNEGGTPLYKCENLAKKLGLKELYVKNEGANPTGSFKDRGMTVGVTRANELGVEVVGCASTGNTSASLAAYSARAGKKCIVLLPGGKVALGKLAQAMFYGAKVIQINGNFDEALVMVKELALENKLYLLNSVNPYRLEGQKTIGFEICDQLDFEVPDMVILPVGNAGNISAIWKGFKEFKETEFIEKLPRMIGIQAEGAQPIVKAIKEGLLEIIPDENPETIATAIRIGNPVNATKALDAIRSSGGLAESVNDEEIVEAQKLLAQFEGIFVEPASASSIAGLIKLINMGLIDKNQKIVCITTGNGLKDPDAAIKASKMPTEIECDMEVLKKAIDD; this is encoded by the coding sequence ATGATTCAAAAATGTAGAATATGTAACAAAGAGTATGATGTCGATGCTATAATTTATAATTGCGAATGTGGCGGATTACTTGAAATAAAATATGATTTTGAAAGTATAAAAGAAAAAGTTTCAAAAGAATCTTTAAGAAAAAGGGAACTTGGCGTTTGGAGGTACCTCGACTTTTTACCTGTTAAAGACCCTAAAAAAATAGTTAGCTTAAATGAGGGTGGAACACCGCTTTATAAATGTGAAAACCTTGCGAAAAAATTGGGCTTGAAAGAGTTATATGTTAAAAATGAAGGTGCAAACCCTACTGGAAGTTTTAAAGATAGAGGAATGACTGTTGGAGTTACAAGAGCAAATGAACTCGGTGTTGAGGTAGTGGGTTGTGCTTCGACTGGAAATACTTCTGCAAGTCTTGCAGCGTACTCTGCAAGGGCAGGTAAAAAATGCATTGTTTTACTTCCTGGTGGAAAAGTAGCTTTAGGAAAACTTGCACAAGCAATGTTTTACGGCGCCAAAGTTATTCAAATTAATGGAAACTTCGATGAAGCACTTGTGATGGTAAAAGAACTCGCCTTAGAAAACAAACTCTACCTTTTAAATTCAGTAAATCCTTACAGGCTTGAAGGGCAAAAAACAATTGGTTTTGAGATTTGCGACCAGTTAGACTTTGAAGTTCCGGACATGGTCATTTTACCCGTTGGAAATGCAGGAAACATTAGTGCAATCTGGAAAGGCTTTAAAGAATTTAAGGAAACAGAATTTATTGAAAAATTACCAAGAATGATTGGAATTCAAGCAGAAGGGGCACAACCAATTGTAAAAGCGATTAAAGAAGGACTTCTTGAAATAATTCCTGATGAAAACCCTGAAACAATAGCAACTGCAATAAGAATTGGAAATCCGGTAAACGCTACAAAAGCACTCGATGCAATAAGGTCGTCAGGAGGCCTTGCAGAAAGCGTAAACGATGAAGAAATAGTTGAGGCACAAAAGCTTTTAGCACAATTTGAAGGAATTTTTGTTGAACCTGCATCTGCTTCATCAATTGCAGGGCTTATCAAGTTAATAAACATGGGATTAATTGATAAAAACCAAAAAATTGTATGTATTACAACTGGAAACGGTTTAAAAGACCCTGATGCAGCGATAAAAGCAAGTAAAATGCCAACCGAAATTGAATGTGATATGGAAGTTTTGAAAAAAGCAATAGATGATTAA
- a CDS encoding 3-isopropylmalate dehydratase small subunit, which produces MEKTVEGKAWVFGDNIDTDAILPARYLIYTTEEQLAKYAMTGTDPEFPEKALFGDIIVGGKNFGCGSSREHAPMGLKGLGISLVIAESFARIFYRNSINIGFPLLECKDISKYVKEGDILRVDLDKGLIKNVTTNVELTGQNLPDFMMEILNNGGLMPHLKKKLLEI; this is translated from the coding sequence ATGGAAAAAACTGTTGAAGGTAAAGCATGGGTTTTTGGGGATAATATCGATACTGATGCGATACTTCCTGCAAGATACTTGATATATACTACAGAAGAGCAACTTGCAAAATATGCAATGACTGGAACTGACCCAGAATTTCCTGAGAAGGCGTTATTTGGCGATATAATCGTGGGGGGCAAAAATTTTGGCTGTGGAAGTTCAAGAGAACACGCACCAATGGGTTTAAAAGGTTTAGGGATTTCTTTAGTTATTGCAGAGAGTTTTGCAAGAATTTTTTATAGGAATTCAATAAATATTGGATTTCCGCTTCTTGAATGCAAGGATATTTCAAAATACGTAAAAGAAGGAGACATTTTAAGGGTAGACTTGGATAAAGGACTCATTAAAAATGTAACGACTAATGTAGAATTAACTGGACAAAATCTTCCCGATTTCATGATGGAGATTTTAAATAATGGCGGTTTAATGCCCCACTTAAAGAAAAAACTATTAGAAATTTAA
- a CDS encoding deoxyhypusine synthase, with amino-acid sequence MSDPKNVIFKESECLEGIFIEGPDFDKDIDLKAVLTDYYEKIGFQATHLGKAVKIWKKIEKLKKEEEMVVFLGYTSNMVSSGLRELISYLVRHKKVDVLVTTAGGIEEDFIKCIKPFVLGDWNLNGAILREKGINRIGNVFVPNDRYIEFETYMTRFFDILSKKQNSENKILSASEFCFELGKFMDENLGNEKEKSIVYHAYKNKIPIFCPAITDGSIGDMLYFYKKNEKDGNLLIDVANDIVKLNDMAIDANKTACIVLGGSLPKHSIINANLFREGTDYAIYITTAIPWDGSLSGAPPEEGVSWGKIQEKADFVEIWADATIVFPMLVYGVFK; translated from the coding sequence ATGTCTGACCCAAAAAATGTGATTTTTAAAGAAAGTGAATGTTTAGAGGGCATTTTTATCGAAGGGCCCGATTTTGATAAAGATATTGATTTAAAGGCTGTTTTAACTGATTATTATGAAAAAATTGGTTTTCAAGCAACTCACCTTGGAAAAGCAGTCAAAATTTGGAAAAAAATTGAAAAATTGAAAAAAGAAGAAGAAATGGTAGTTTTTTTAGGATACACCTCAAATATGGTTTCATCAGGGCTAAGAGAACTTATATCATACCTTGTAAGGCATAAAAAGGTTGATGTTTTAGTTACAACAGCAGGGGGAATTGAAGAAGATTTTATAAAGTGTATAAAACCTTTTGTTCTCGGGGATTGGAATTTAAATGGGGCCATACTGCGTGAAAAGGGAATAAATAGAATTGGAAATGTATTTGTTCCAAATGACCGTTATATCGAATTTGAAACTTACATGACAAGATTTTTTGATATTTTGTCCAAAAAACAAAATTCGGAGAATAAAATCCTAAGTGCAAGCGAGTTTTGTTTTGAACTTGGAAAATTCATGGACGAAAATTTAGGAAATGAAAAGGAAAAATCAATAGTTTATCATGCATATAAAAACAAAATCCCGATATTTTGCCCAGCAATTACTGATGGTTCAATTGGAGATATGCTCTACTTTTATAAAAAAAATGAAAAAGATGGTAATTTACTAATAGATGTTGCAAACGACATTGTTAAATTAAATGACATGGCAATTGACGCAAATAAAACTGCATGCATTGTTTTAGGAGGTTCTCTTCCAAAACACAGTATAATAAATGCTAATCTATTTCGTGAGGGGACTGATTATGCAATATACATTACAACTGCAATTCCATGGGACGGCTCATTAAGTGGTGCACCGCCTGAAGAAGGGGTTTCATGGGGTAAAATTCAGGAAAAAGCAGATTTTGTTGAGATATGGGCGGATGCAACAATAGTATTTCCAATGCTCGTATACGGAGTATTTAAATAA
- a CDS encoding Coenzyme F420 hydrogenase/dehydrogenase, beta subunit C-terminal domain — protein MNYYLVQSTDEDILKYAECGGAVTAIFKYLLDKKMVDGVLSLKKGEDVYDGIPNLVINPKELVETCGSLHCAPTMFGKLISKHMKDLNLAVAVKPCDAMAIKELEKRHQIDKDKLYTIGLNCGGTIPPQTARKMVELFYGVDPIDVVKEEIDKGKFIIELKDGTEKSVKMDELEENGYGRRKNCQRCELKVPRNADIACGNWGSEKRWTFVEICSEKGKELLKNAEKEGYVNIKSPSEKSLEIRGKIEKSMITLGKKYKKEQLDESYPTTDKWNEYWSRCIKCYSCKDVCPVCFCKECALTEDYLDKGTIPPNPVMFQGIRLSHMSFSCINCGQCEDVCPVEIPLSSIYHRAQQKLQNATGFIPGVDDSMPFLYK, from the coding sequence ATGAACTATTATTTAGTTCAATCAACGGATGAAGATATTTTAAAGTATGCGGAATGTGGAGGAGCAGTTACTGCAATCTTTAAATATCTTTTGGATAAAAAAATGGTTGATGGCGTATTAAGCTTGAAAAAAGGAGAAGATGTCTACGATGGAATTCCAAATCTAGTCATCAACCCAAAAGAACTAGTGGAAACATGCGGTTCGCTTCATTGCGCTCCAACAATGTTTGGAAAATTAATAAGTAAACACATGAAAGACTTAAATCTTGCAGTGGCCGTAAAACCTTGTGACGCAATGGCAATAAAAGAACTTGAAAAAAGACACCAGATTGACAAGGATAAGTTATACACTATCGGTTTAAATTGTGGCGGAACAATACCTCCTCAAACTGCGAGAAAAATGGTTGAATTATTTTATGGCGTAGACCCAATTGACGTAGTAAAAGAAGAAATTGACAAGGGAAAGTTTATTATTGAGTTAAAAGATGGAACTGAAAAATCCGTAAAAATGGATGAACTTGAAGAAAATGGATATGGCAGACGAAAAAACTGCCAAAGATGTGAACTAAAAGTTCCAAGAAATGCAGATATTGCATGTGGAAATTGGGGTTCTGAAAAAAGATGGACATTTGTAGAAATATGTTCTGAAAAAGGAAAAGAATTACTTAAAAATGCAGAAAAAGAAGGTTACGTGAATATAAAGTCACCTTCTGAAAAGTCGCTAGAAATTCGTGGAAAAATTGAAAAATCCATGATAACTCTCGGTAAAAAATATAAAAAAGAACAATTGGATGAAAGTTACCCTACAACTGATAAATGGAATGAATATTGGAGTCGCTGTATCAAGTGTTACAGCTGTAAGGATGTATGTCCAGTATGTTTTTGTAAAGAATGTGCTTTAACTGAAGACTATTTAGATAAAGGAACTATCCCTCCAAATCCCGTAATGTTCCAAGGAATTAGGCTTTCACACATGAGTTTTAGCTGTATAAATTGTGGTCAGTGTGAAGATGTATGTCCTGTTGAAATTCCTCTTTCCAGCATATATCATAGAGCTCAGCAAAAGCTTCAAAACGCTACCGGGTTTATTCCGGGAGTTGATGATTCAATGCCTTTTTTATATAAATAA